A single genomic interval of Stieleria maiorica harbors:
- a CDS encoding glyoxalase superfamily protein, translating into MPTEEHTLPIPGFEVRSSCPILRMLDEAEGRAFYVGYLGFEVDWECRFNPGAPVFMQVRLGDAHIHLDGHATEESPKSQVNIPVLGLRNYFDSLIAKGSDYPEPCIEDVRYVGRPTDMNVEDPFGNLLIFCSQTTEG; encoded by the coding sequence ATGCCGACAGAAGAACATACGCTGCCCATTCCTGGTTTCGAGGTTCGGTCTTCATGTCCCATCCTGCGCATGTTGGACGAAGCAGAAGGGCGCGCGTTTTACGTGGGCTATCTGGGATTTGAAGTGGACTGGGAGTGTCGATTCAATCCGGGCGCGCCGGTATTCATGCAGGTGCGTCTGGGCGACGCTCATATCCATCTTGACGGGCATGCCACTGAAGAGTCGCCGAAATCACAAGTCAATATTCCGGTCCTGGGGCTACGGAATTATTTCGATTCGCTGATCGCAAAGGGATCCGACTATCCAGAACCGTGCATCGAGGATGTACGATACGTTGGCAGACCGACTGACATGAATGTTGAGGATCCATTCGGAAACTTATTGATCTTCTGCTCACAAACCACAGAAGGGTAG